One Brassica napus cultivar Da-Ae chromosome A1, Da-Ae, whole genome shotgun sequence genomic region harbors:
- the LOC106440399 gene encoding uncharacterized protein LOC106440399 isoform X1 — protein MMKNTNQETPVMSSSTFVFLFLLSFLTSFRACAQNPTYVYRICPNTTTFSRNSTYLANLRTLLSSLSSPNASYATGFQNATVGQPPDRVTGLYLCRGDVTPEVCRRCVAFAVNETFTQCPNAREVTLYYEECMLRYSNGNILSTLNANGEFSMENTQSITSNLVRFTELVLSTMNQAATVASNSSRKFDTVNAFTDFQTLHGLVQCTPDLTNQDCLDCLSRIINQLPTDRIGGRVMVPSCFSRFELYLFYNEAAADRTPQPQLNSAPPPPPPISIPSPRPGESGNSTVIVIAVVVPTTVIFLLLVAVLIFRAKRKTTAYETEPLADGDDIATAGSLQFDFKAIEAATDKFSQENKLGQGGFGQVYKDRNKMGDSVPLKLALPELKYPIGSQPKEKSAINQYSGSDYISIVKSILKPDEMIRVRGSFLGPVMKLSERGLKLSAKIVYAILTRSIVSVKENEAWFHFGAQPMRFSIREFHMMTGLKCSGALEGPRRETERFNWELLKGRSHKLSDVVDQLRNTREDASEERICLAMLILVESILLRKSKGGSFPLEYAKNAQDMTYPWGKEAYIVLLKSIQNAVANHLENKSKFELQGYPLVFLLWILESIPLLRNKFSKCVPTVEVPGPTYLCEKYTEIENPSLDRVLQVEADTKLKVHCILPSIPHDPEDDISIEDKYSDELETVKDVTKKGYKITADDWENRCVDTFDTLDALIQMMANKETGQASTPIDEDSVNEKVNRIITVMEENLKSMKDRMSLLEEENIHLRARVSELEGNSNVFPTNVTQKRSSGTPLSPMSHTQPSSGTPLSPMSHTQPSSETPLSPMSQQPNLTHEETMIESAASPKSQQNEDYTQSSSETPLSPMSQQPNLTNEDTMNESDDETPALDTQVFSPNLTKEKETETSTGERPSNPNQDGKPDDEIVREKLTSESPASQSQVLQKETVEMNETPSSPIAPKSIETPVYTPSQTQQIEREPSDDTPALDTQVFTPNLTKERETQTSTDETPPKTNQGEGKPDDEIVIESPAAQTQVLQKETLEMNETPSSPISPKSIEAQVFTPIQKQQTVTEETYEATQPLTEIISANNKKEDTHAVHYRPSSPLSSLIALVIEENKNALSETETATQYFSTSEGEHSQSSRKNQAEEYLKDTTEPTTELVSTDVSKTQPLTPQTQHLQTSEGDQSDETPSEQNQAEENLKDTTEPTTELVSTYVSKMPPITQQTEHLQTSAIDFSEKNEVEVSRLLAHFQIGAEVEILSTDDEIWYPGKVVDLKLCEGLEELTVEYTTLFTDQHRLQKLQDTITADKIRPATPTSDQKSFEMMDKVEAFYNNGWSSGQISMVLGDNTYSVCLYTSMETILFKHSDLRIHREWKDGVWKMADKVKPDKKRKAAASSQNSGMDNVFLRRSERVPKRSRDTKTPFKSDRNPALTVIPEIIPAVDPFSTPAEHKLSRLQNWMTLKPGMHETSLSINDNKIRKSFFQSMENAKKDLKKEHIDGAFAMLNCRRNENAAWFHNYKIPKACFLPMEFLHCLLSDDLAYKKEKVKGKKIFNDLFKDTVRGKVYPEKTWGEDVDVVYGITLGKKSNVWIGMEIHLKKKRITVYDCFQKESNSIDIPQVKKLAVLISNLLVESSGDEVDKVKMIPFEIEQAQGLPKTKHPFNCGIFLVKILECQSLKIGDMTKINDDNALELRRTLSCEIFNQFVDESFGK, from the exons ATGATGAAAAACACAAATCAAGAAACTCCAGTTATGTCTTCTTCCACTTTCgtcttccttttccttttatcCTTTCTCACTAGCTTCAGAGCCTGTGCTCAAAATCCTACTTACGTATACCGTATCTGTCCTAATACCACAACTTTCTCAAGAAACAGCACTTACTTGGCCAATCTCAGAACCCTTttgtcttctctctcttctcccaaCGCTTCCTACGCCACCGGATTCCAGAACGCCACCGTCGGGCAACCTCCCGACAGAGTCACCGGACTTTACCTCTGCCGCGGAGATGTCACGCCGGAAGTTTGCCGTAGATGCGTCGCCTTTGCCGTCAACGAAACCTTTACTCAGTGTCCGAACGCGAGAGAGGTGACGCTCTATTACGAAGAGTGTATGCTCAGATACTCTAACGGGAATATACTCTCGACCCTGAACGCCAATGGAGAATTTAGCATGGAAAACACCCAGAGTATTACATCGAACCTAGTTCGGTTCACAGAATTGGTCTTGTCCACGATGAACCAAGCAGCCACCGTGGCATCCAACAGTTCTCGGAAGTTCGATACTGTAAATGCTTTCACTGATTTTCAGACTTTGCACGGACTGGTTCAGTGCACTCCTGATCTGACGAACCAAGACTGTTTGGACTGTCTAAGCCGGATCATCAATCAGTTGCCCACTGACAGAATCGGGGGAAGAGTTATGGTGCCGAGCTGTTTTTCGAGGTTCGAGCTTTACCTGTTTTACAATGAAGCCGCCGCCGATCGAACACCTCAACCTCAGCTCAATTCagctcctcctccaccaccgccaATTTCAATTCCTTCACCACGGCCGG GAGAAAGCGGAAACTCCACTGTCATAGTCATCGCTGTTGTTGTTCCAACCACTGTTATTTTTCTGCTTCTCGTAGCTGTTTTAATTTTTCGGGCAAAGAGAAAAACGACAGCTTATGAAACTGAACCACTAGCTG ATGGCGACGATATCGCAACTGCAGGCTCACTTCAGTTTGATTTTAAAGCAATCGAGGCAGCAACCGATAAGTTTTCCCAAGAAAACAAACTCGGCCAAGgtggttttggccaagtctatAAG gatagaaacaagatgggAGATTCAGTACCTCTAAAACTAGCACTGCCAGAGCTGAAGTATCCTATTGGTTCACAGCCAAAAGAAAAGTCAGCAATCAACCAATACTCTGGTTCAGATTATATCTCTATTGTCAAAAGCATCCTAAAACCAGATGAGATGATAAGAGTCCGAGGATCATTTCTGGGACCTGTAATGAAGCTCAGTGAGAGAGGATTGAAGTTATCAGCAAAGATAGTCTACGCCATTCTCACTAGAAGCATCGTTTCTGTCAAGGAGAATGAAGCCTGGTTCCATTTCGGTGCGCAGCCAATGAGGTTCTCTATAAGAGAATTTCATATGATGACAGGCTTGAAATGTAGTGGTGCATTAGAAGGACCACGAAGGGAAACCGAGAGATTTAATTGGGAATTGCTAAAGGGGCGTAGTCATAAGTTAAGTGACGTGGTGGACCAGCtcagaaacacaagagaagatgcTTCTGAGGAGAGAATATGCCTCGCAATGCTCATCCTGGTAGAGAGCATATTATTGCGGAAGAGCAAAGGAGGGAGTTTTCCTTTGGAATATGCGAAAAATGCACAGGATATGACATATCCATGGGGAAAAGAGGCTTACATTGTGCTCCTGAAGTCAATTCAAAACGCTGTCGCGAATCATTTGGAGAATAAATCCAAATTTGagttgcaaggttatcctctagTATTCCTTCTTTGGATACTAGAGTCGATTCCTTTGCTAAGGAATAAGTTCAGTAAGTGTGTACCAACAGTTGAGGTTCCTGGGCCGACTTACTTGTGTGAAAAATACACTGAGATAGAGAATCCATCACTTGATAGGGTTTTACAGGTTGAAGCTGATACAAAG CTGAAGGTCCATTGCATACTACCTTCTATTCCTCATGATCCAGAAGATGATATCTCCATTGAAGACAAATATAGTGACGAGTTGGaaacagtgaaagatgtaaCAAAGAAAGGGTACAAGATTACAGCCGATGACTGGGAAAATAGGTGTGTAGACACATTTGACACATTGGATGCTCTTATTCAAATGATGGCAAATAAGGAGACTGGCCAAGCTTCTACTCCGATTGATGAGGATTCAGtaaatgaaaaagtgaacaggatCATCACGGTAATGGAGGAGAATCTGAAGAGCATGAAGGATCGAATGTCATTActggaagaagaaaacatacaTCTTAGAGCTCGTGTGTCAGAGTTGGAAGGAAACAGCAATGTTTTTCCCACTAACGTGACACAAAAG CGATCCAGTGGgacacctttatctccaatgtctcacaCGCAACCATCCAGTGGgacacctttatctccaatgtctcacacgcaaccatcgagtgagacacctttatctccaatgtctcaacagcctaatttgacacatgag GAGACAATGATTGAATCAGCTGCATCTCCAAAGTCTCAACAAAATGAG GATTACACGCAATCATCGAGTGAGacgcctttatctccaatgtctcaacagcctaatttgacaaatgag GACACAATGAATGAATCAGATGATGAAACTCCTGCCCTTGATACTCAAGTATTCTCTCCTAATCTGACaaaagag AAAGAAACAGAAACGTCTACCGGTGAGAGGCCATCCAATCCTAATCAAGATGGAAAACCAGATGATGAG attgtgaGAGAGAAATTAACAAGTGAGTCACCTGCTAGTCAGAGTCAAGTTTTGCAGAAAGAAACAGTAGAAATGAATGagacaccttcttctccaataGCTCCAAAGAGTATTGAAACTCCCGTTTATACTCCAAGTCAGACTCAGCAG ATTGAGAGAGAGCCATCGGATGACACGCCTGCCCTTGATACTCAAGTTTTTACTCCTAATCTGACaaaagag AGGGAAACACAAACCTCTACTGATGAAACGCcacccaaaactaatcaaggagaaggaaaaccagatgatgag ATTGTGATTGAGTCACCTGCTGCTCAGACTCAAGTTTTGCAAAAAGAAACACTGGAAATGAATGagacaccttcttctccaatatCTCCAAAGAGTATTGAGGCTCAAGTTTTTACTCCAATTCAGAAACAGCAg aCGGTAACAGAGGAAACGTATGAGGCTACACAGCCATTGACTGAGATCATTTCAGCAAACAATAAAAAG GAGGATACACATGCTGTGCATTACAGACCTTCCTCTCCATTGTCTTCACTAATTGCACTAGTtattgaagaaaataagaatgctttg AGTGAGACAGAAACTGCGACCCAATATTTTTCTACAAGTGAAGGAGAGCATTCACAATCAAGCAGAAAGAATCAAGCGGAAGAATATCTCAAGGATACTACAGAACCTACTACTGAGCTAGTTTCCACAGATGTTTCGAAGACACAGCCTCTTACTCCGCAAACACAGCACCTTCAGACAAGTGAGGGAGATCAATCCGATGAGACACCATCAGAGCAGAATCAAGCAGAAGAAAATCTCAAGGATACTACAGAACCTACTACTGAGCTAGTTTCCACATATGTTTCGAAGATGCCGCCTATTACTCAGCAAACAGAGCATCTTCAGACAAGTGCTAtagatttttcagaaaaaaacgaG GTTGAAGTAAGCAGGCTTCTAGCTCACTTTCAAATAGGCGCAGAGGTTGAAATTTTGTCTACTGATGACGAAATATGGTATCCAGGAAAGGTTGTTGATCTTAAACTGTGTGAAGGACTAGAGGAGCTGACAGTTGAGTACACGACACTCTTCACAGACCAACATAGACTTCAGAAACTTCAGGATACTATCACGGCTGACAAAATACGTCCTGCAACACCAACTAGTGACCAAAAATCCTTTGAGATGATGGATAAGGTAGAAGCCTTCTACAACAATGGCTGGAGCAGCGGACAAATTAGCATGGTACTTGGTGATAACACATACTCGGTGTGTCTCTATACTTCTATGGAAACTATTCTATTCAAACATTCAGATTTGCGAATTCATAGAGAATGGAAAGATGGAGTCTGGAAGATGGCAGATAAG GTGAAGCCTGATAAGAAAAGGAAAGCTGCTGCCTCATCACAAAATTCAGGAATGgataatgttttcctaagaagGAGCGAGAGGGTGCCTAAACGATCTAGAGACACAAAAACTCCATTCAAGTCTGACAGAAATCCGGCTTTAACTGTAATACCTGAGATTATACCTGCAGTTGATCCGTTTTCAACTCCTGCGGAACATAAGCTTTCAAGGCTTCAAAATTGGATGACATTAAAGCCCGGCATGCATGAAAC GTCCCTATCAATCAATGATAATAAGATAAGGAAATCTTTCTTTCAAAGCATGGAAAATGCAAAAAAGGACCTTAAGAAAGAG cacatTGATGGAGCCTTTGCAATGCTAAATTGCAGAAGAAATGAGAATGCTGCTTGGTTCCACAACTACAAGATTCCAAAGGCGTGCTTCCTACCTATGGAGTTCTTGCATTGCTTGCTCTCTGATGATTTGGCttacaagaaagaaaaggtcaaaggtaaaaagattttcaacgatttatttaaagatactGTGAGAGGGAAGGTATATCCAGAGAAGACATGGGGAGAAGATGTTGATGTTGTGTATGGGATTACTCTTGGAAAAAAAAGCAATGTCTGGATTGGGATGGAAattcatttgaagaagaaaagaatcacaGTATATGATTGTTTTCAAAAGGAAAGCAACAGCATTGATATTCCTCAAGTGAAAAAGTTGGCAG TGTTGATTTCTAATCTGCTGGTGGAATCTTCTGGTGATGAGGTAGATAAGGTGAAGATGATTCCATTTGAGATTGAGCAGGCACAAGGTTTACCCAAGACAAAACATCCTTTCAACTGTGGGATATTTCTTGTCAAGATTCTGGAGTGCCAGTCATTGAAGATAGGAGACATGACAAAGATTAATGATGACAATGCATTGGAGCTAAGGAGAACCTTGTCTTGTGAGATCTTCAACCAATTTGTGGATGAGAGCTTTGGGAAATGA
- the LOC106440399 gene encoding uncharacterized protein LOC106440399 isoform X3: MMKNTNQETPVMSSSTFVFLFLLSFLTSFRACAQNPTYVYRICPNTTTFSRNSTYLANLRTLLSSLSSPNASYATGFQNATVGQPPDRVTGLYLCRGDVTPEVCRRCVAFAVNETFTQCPNAREVTLYYEECMLRYSNGNILSTLNANGEFSMENTQSITSNLVRFTELVLSTMNQAATVASNSSRKFDTVNAFTDFQTLHGLVQCTPDLTNQDCLDCLSRIINQLPTDRIGGRVMVPSCFSRFELYLFYNEAAADRTPQPQLNSAPPPPPPISIPSPRPGESGNSTVIVIAVVVPTTVIFLLLVAVLIFRAKRKTTAYETEPLADGDDIATAGSLQFDFKAIEAATDKFSQENKLGQGGFGQVYKDRNKMGDSVPLKLALPELKYPIGSQPKEKSAINQYSGSDYISIVKSILKPDEMIRVRGSFLGPVMKLSERGLKLSAKIVYAILTRSIVSVKENEAWFHFGAQPMRFSIREFHMMTGLKCSGALEGPRRETERFNWELLKGRSHKLSDVVDQLRNTREDASEERICLAMLILVESILLRKSKGGSFPLEYAKNAQDMTYPWGKEAYIVLLKSIQNAVANHLENKSKFELQGYPLVFLLWILESIPLLRNKFSKCVPTVEVPGPTYLCEKYTEIENPSLDRVLQVEADTKLKVHCILPSIPHDPEDDISIEDKYSDELETVKDVTKKGYKITADDWENRCVDTFDTLDALIQMMANKETGQASTPIDEDSVNEKVNRIITVMEENLKSMKDRMSLLEEENIHLRARVSELEGNSNVFPTNVTQKRSSGTPLSPMSHTQPSSGTPLSPMSHTQPSSETPLSPMSQQPNLTHEETMIESAASPKSQQNEDYTQSSSETPLSPMSQQPNLTNEDTMNESDDETPALDTQVFSPNLTKEKETETSTGERPSNPNQDGKPDDEIVIESPAAQTQVLQKETLEMNETPSSPISPKSIEAQVFTPIQKQQTVTEETYEATQPLTEIISANNKKEDTHAVHYRPSSPLSSLIALVIEENKNALSETETATQYFSTSEGEHSQSSRKNQAEEYLKDTTEPTTELVSTDVSKTQPLTPQTQHLQTSEGDQSDETPSEQNQAEENLKDTTEPTTELVSTYVSKMPPITQQTEHLQTSAIDFSEKNEVEVSRLLAHFQIGAEVEILSTDDEIWYPGKVVDLKLCEGLEELTVEYTTLFTDQHRLQKLQDTITADKIRPATPTSDQKSFEMMDKVEAFYNNGWSSGQISMVLGDNTYSVCLYTSMETILFKHSDLRIHREWKDGVWKMADKVKPDKKRKAAASSQNSGMDNVFLRRSERVPKRSRDTKTPFKSDRNPALTVIPEIIPAVDPFSTPAEHKLSRLQNWMTLKPGMHETSLSINDNKIRKSFFQSMENAKKDLKKEHIDGAFAMLNCRRNENAAWFHNYKIPKACFLPMEFLHCLLSDDLAYKKEKVKGKKIFNDLFKDTVRGKVYPEKTWGEDVDVVYGITLGKKSNVWIGMEIHLKKKRITVYDCFQKESNSIDIPQVKKLAVLISNLLVESSGDEVDKVKMIPFEIEQAQGLPKTKHPFNCGIFLVKILECQSLKIGDMTKINDDNALELRRTLSCEIFNQFVDESFGK; encoded by the exons ATGATGAAAAACACAAATCAAGAAACTCCAGTTATGTCTTCTTCCACTTTCgtcttccttttccttttatcCTTTCTCACTAGCTTCAGAGCCTGTGCTCAAAATCCTACTTACGTATACCGTATCTGTCCTAATACCACAACTTTCTCAAGAAACAGCACTTACTTGGCCAATCTCAGAACCCTTttgtcttctctctcttctcccaaCGCTTCCTACGCCACCGGATTCCAGAACGCCACCGTCGGGCAACCTCCCGACAGAGTCACCGGACTTTACCTCTGCCGCGGAGATGTCACGCCGGAAGTTTGCCGTAGATGCGTCGCCTTTGCCGTCAACGAAACCTTTACTCAGTGTCCGAACGCGAGAGAGGTGACGCTCTATTACGAAGAGTGTATGCTCAGATACTCTAACGGGAATATACTCTCGACCCTGAACGCCAATGGAGAATTTAGCATGGAAAACACCCAGAGTATTACATCGAACCTAGTTCGGTTCACAGAATTGGTCTTGTCCACGATGAACCAAGCAGCCACCGTGGCATCCAACAGTTCTCGGAAGTTCGATACTGTAAATGCTTTCACTGATTTTCAGACTTTGCACGGACTGGTTCAGTGCACTCCTGATCTGACGAACCAAGACTGTTTGGACTGTCTAAGCCGGATCATCAATCAGTTGCCCACTGACAGAATCGGGGGAAGAGTTATGGTGCCGAGCTGTTTTTCGAGGTTCGAGCTTTACCTGTTTTACAATGAAGCCGCCGCCGATCGAACACCTCAACCTCAGCTCAATTCagctcctcctccaccaccgccaATTTCAATTCCTTCACCACGGCCGG GAGAAAGCGGAAACTCCACTGTCATAGTCATCGCTGTTGTTGTTCCAACCACTGTTATTTTTCTGCTTCTCGTAGCTGTTTTAATTTTTCGGGCAAAGAGAAAAACGACAGCTTATGAAACTGAACCACTAGCTG ATGGCGACGATATCGCAACTGCAGGCTCACTTCAGTTTGATTTTAAAGCAATCGAGGCAGCAACCGATAAGTTTTCCCAAGAAAACAAACTCGGCCAAGgtggttttggccaagtctatAAG gatagaaacaagatgggAGATTCAGTACCTCTAAAACTAGCACTGCCAGAGCTGAAGTATCCTATTGGTTCACAGCCAAAAGAAAAGTCAGCAATCAACCAATACTCTGGTTCAGATTATATCTCTATTGTCAAAAGCATCCTAAAACCAGATGAGATGATAAGAGTCCGAGGATCATTTCTGGGACCTGTAATGAAGCTCAGTGAGAGAGGATTGAAGTTATCAGCAAAGATAGTCTACGCCATTCTCACTAGAAGCATCGTTTCTGTCAAGGAGAATGAAGCCTGGTTCCATTTCGGTGCGCAGCCAATGAGGTTCTCTATAAGAGAATTTCATATGATGACAGGCTTGAAATGTAGTGGTGCATTAGAAGGACCACGAAGGGAAACCGAGAGATTTAATTGGGAATTGCTAAAGGGGCGTAGTCATAAGTTAAGTGACGTGGTGGACCAGCtcagaaacacaagagaagatgcTTCTGAGGAGAGAATATGCCTCGCAATGCTCATCCTGGTAGAGAGCATATTATTGCGGAAGAGCAAAGGAGGGAGTTTTCCTTTGGAATATGCGAAAAATGCACAGGATATGACATATCCATGGGGAAAAGAGGCTTACATTGTGCTCCTGAAGTCAATTCAAAACGCTGTCGCGAATCATTTGGAGAATAAATCCAAATTTGagttgcaaggttatcctctagTATTCCTTCTTTGGATACTAGAGTCGATTCCTTTGCTAAGGAATAAGTTCAGTAAGTGTGTACCAACAGTTGAGGTTCCTGGGCCGACTTACTTGTGTGAAAAATACACTGAGATAGAGAATCCATCACTTGATAGGGTTTTACAGGTTGAAGCTGATACAAAG CTGAAGGTCCATTGCATACTACCTTCTATTCCTCATGATCCAGAAGATGATATCTCCATTGAAGACAAATATAGTGACGAGTTGGaaacagtgaaagatgtaaCAAAGAAAGGGTACAAGATTACAGCCGATGACTGGGAAAATAGGTGTGTAGACACATTTGACACATTGGATGCTCTTATTCAAATGATGGCAAATAAGGAGACTGGCCAAGCTTCTACTCCGATTGATGAGGATTCAGtaaatgaaaaagtgaacaggatCATCACGGTAATGGAGGAGAATCTGAAGAGCATGAAGGATCGAATGTCATTActggaagaagaaaacatacaTCTTAGAGCTCGTGTGTCAGAGTTGGAAGGAAACAGCAATGTTTTTCCCACTAACGTGACACAAAAG CGATCCAGTGGgacacctttatctccaatgtctcacaCGCAACCATCCAGTGGgacacctttatctccaatgtctcacacgcaaccatcgagtgagacacctttatctccaatgtctcaacagcctaatttgacacatgag GAGACAATGATTGAATCAGCTGCATCTCCAAAGTCTCAACAAAATGAG GATTACACGCAATCATCGAGTGAGacgcctttatctccaatgtctcaacagcctaatttgacaaatgag GACACAATGAATGAATCAGATGATGAAACTCCTGCCCTTGATACTCAAGTATTCTCTCCTAATCTGACaaaagag AAAGAAACAGAAACGTCTACCGGTGAGAGGCCATCCAATCCTAATCAAGATGGAAAACCAGATGATGAG ATTGTGATTGAGTCACCTGCTGCTCAGACTCAAGTTTTGCAAAAAGAAACACTGGAAATGAATGagacaccttcttctccaatatCTCCAAAGAGTATTGAGGCTCAAGTTTTTACTCCAATTCAGAAACAGCAg aCGGTAACAGAGGAAACGTATGAGGCTACACAGCCATTGACTGAGATCATTTCAGCAAACAATAAAAAG GAGGATACACATGCTGTGCATTACAGACCTTCCTCTCCATTGTCTTCACTAATTGCACTAGTtattgaagaaaataagaatgctttg AGTGAGACAGAAACTGCGACCCAATATTTTTCTACAAGTGAAGGAGAGCATTCACAATCAAGCAGAAAGAATCAAGCGGAAGAATATCTCAAGGATACTACAGAACCTACTACTGAGCTAGTTTCCACAGATGTTTCGAAGACACAGCCTCTTACTCCGCAAACACAGCACCTTCAGACAAGTGAGGGAGATCAATCCGATGAGACACCATCAGAGCAGAATCAAGCAGAAGAAAATCTCAAGGATACTACAGAACCTACTACTGAGCTAGTTTCCACATATGTTTCGAAGATGCCGCCTATTACTCAGCAAACAGAGCATCTTCAGACAAGTGCTAtagatttttcagaaaaaaacgaG GTTGAAGTAAGCAGGCTTCTAGCTCACTTTCAAATAGGCGCAGAGGTTGAAATTTTGTCTACTGATGACGAAATATGGTATCCAGGAAAGGTTGTTGATCTTAAACTGTGTGAAGGACTAGAGGAGCTGACAGTTGAGTACACGACACTCTTCACAGACCAACATAGACTTCAGAAACTTCAGGATACTATCACGGCTGACAAAATACGTCCTGCAACACCAACTAGTGACCAAAAATCCTTTGAGATGATGGATAAGGTAGAAGCCTTCTACAACAATGGCTGGAGCAGCGGACAAATTAGCATGGTACTTGGTGATAACACATACTCGGTGTGTCTCTATACTTCTATGGAAACTATTCTATTCAAACATTCAGATTTGCGAATTCATAGAGAATGGAAAGATGGAGTCTGGAAGATGGCAGATAAG GTGAAGCCTGATAAGAAAAGGAAAGCTGCTGCCTCATCACAAAATTCAGGAATGgataatgttttcctaagaagGAGCGAGAGGGTGCCTAAACGATCTAGAGACACAAAAACTCCATTCAAGTCTGACAGAAATCCGGCTTTAACTGTAATACCTGAGATTATACCTGCAGTTGATCCGTTTTCAACTCCTGCGGAACATAAGCTTTCAAGGCTTCAAAATTGGATGACATTAAAGCCCGGCATGCATGAAAC GTCCCTATCAATCAATGATAATAAGATAAGGAAATCTTTCTTTCAAAGCATGGAAAATGCAAAAAAGGACCTTAAGAAAGAG cacatTGATGGAGCCTTTGCAATGCTAAATTGCAGAAGAAATGAGAATGCTGCTTGGTTCCACAACTACAAGATTCCAAAGGCGTGCTTCCTACCTATGGAGTTCTTGCATTGCTTGCTCTCTGATGATTTGGCttacaagaaagaaaaggtcaaaggtaaaaagattttcaacgatttatttaaagatactGTGAGAGGGAAGGTATATCCAGAGAAGACATGGGGAGAAGATGTTGATGTTGTGTATGGGATTACTCTTGGAAAAAAAAGCAATGTCTGGATTGGGATGGAAattcatttgaagaagaaaagaatcacaGTATATGATTGTTTTCAAAAGGAAAGCAACAGCATTGATATTCCTCAAGTGAAAAAGTTGGCAG TGTTGATTTCTAATCTGCTGGTGGAATCTTCTGGTGATGAGGTAGATAAGGTGAAGATGATTCCATTTGAGATTGAGCAGGCACAAGGTTTACCCAAGACAAAACATCCTTTCAACTGTGGGATATTTCTTGTCAAGATTCTGGAGTGCCAGTCATTGAAGATAGGAGACATGACAAAGATTAATGATGACAATGCATTGGAGCTAAGGAGAACCTTGTCTTGTGAGATCTTCAACCAATTTGTGGATGAGAGCTTTGGGAAATGA